The nucleotide window GCCGTATTTGACCGGCGTGCCCTGCAGATCGACATCGACGTTTTCAACCCACAGCACCGGCTGCTGACGGTTGATATTCAAACGCCGCGCCACTTCAGGCTCGGGCAGCACGCTGCCGATGCGGCTCCACTTGCGCAGATAGTCGTTCACGCCGAATTCCGCCATGGCCTTCGTCATGCCGCCGGTGCGCTGCAGCACTTCCGGCAGGTCCGCGAAACGCGCCGCGGGATACCAGTTGCGCGCGAAAGTGAGCGGCACGCCATCCGATTCATGCAGCGATTCGATCCGGTAGACCGACGCGCCGGCCCGCAGGCTCAGCGCCTTCGCGACGCTCGGCTCGGCCTTCACGCGCGCAGCCGACAACATCGTGCCCGCCGCCGCGTGATGCTGCTGTCGCAAGTTTTCTGTAAACCGCG belongs to Paraburkholderia sp. FT54 and includes:
- the phnF gene encoding phosphonate metabolism transcriptional regulator PhnF, with translation MTSNDNATPGTMLERGAGVAVWRQIEQILAAEIAASGFGEEGRLPSEGELAKRFDVNRHTVRRAMLGLAALGLVSVEQGRGTFVQPGAIDYTIGRRTRFTENLRQQHHAAAGTMLSAARVKAEPSVAKALSLRAGASVYRIESLHESDGVPLTFARNWYPAARFADLPEVLQRTGGMTKAMAEFGVNDYLRKWSRIGSVLPEPEVARRLNINRQQPVLWVENVDVDLQGTPVKYGFTHFAADRVQLLVEHDL